One Mycolicibacterium fallax genomic window, CCGCCGAGGCCGCGGTGGACGGGGACACCGTCAGGTCCCGGGCGCCCAGGATCGGGGTCTCGATGCGGTGCTCGAACCCGGTGATCCAGGCCGGGTTCTCCCGCAGCTCGCGGGCCCGGTCGCCGGCGGCCAGCACGATCGCGGCCGCGCCGTCGGTGATCGGGGCGATGTCGTGGCGGCGCAGCGGGTCGGCGAAGAACGGCCGGTCCAGCAGCTCGGCCACCGAATCGGCGGGCTCGACCGAGTCCGGCCGGGGGGCGGCGGCGAACGAATCCAGCGCCACCTGGGCCATCTGCTCGGCGGTCCAGGTCCCGGCGTCCAGCCCGGCCCGGGCCTGCAGGCCGGCCATCGACACCGAGTCCGGCCACAGCGGGGCCACCGTGTACGGGTCGGTCTGCAGCGCCAGCACCCGGCGCAGGGTCCCCGCGCTGGACTTGCCGAAGCCGTACACCAGCGCGGTCTCGACCTGGCCGGTCATGATCTTGATGTAGGCCTCGTACAGCGCCCAGGCGCCGTCCATCTCGACGTGCGACTCGTTGATCGGCGGCACCGCGCCGATCGAGTCGATCGCGGAGATGAACGAGAACGCCCGTCCGGCCAGGTAGTCCGAGGAGCCCGAGCACCAGAAGCCGATGTCGCGCTGGGTGATGCCCAGCTCCTGCTTGAGCTCGGTGAAGCACGGCATCAGCATCTCGACGCCGTTGGTGGTGCCCTCGGTGCGGCGCACGTGCGGGGCGTGGGCGAAGCCCACCACTGCAATGTCGGTCACGATCGCAATCCCCTTACAGGTGGTGCTTGTAGCTGTCGTAGTCGGCGTCGGGTTCGCCGCTGGGCCGGAAGTAGTCGATGTTGTCGATGCCCAGGCCCCACTGCTCGCGCGGCTTCCACACCGCGGCGACCCGCATGCCCATCCGCACCTGATCGGCGTCGATCTCGGTGACCAGGTGCAGGAACGGGATGTCGGCGCCGTCGAGCAGCACGTAGGCCGCCACGTACGGCGGCTTGATCCGCTGCCCGGGGAACGGGATGTTGATGATCGC contains:
- a CDS encoding thiolase domain-containing protein, which produces MTDIAVVGFAHAPHVRRTEGTTNGVEMLMPCFTELKQELGITQRDIGFWCSGSSDYLAGRAFSFISAIDSIGAVPPINESHVEMDGAWALYEAYIKIMTGQVETALVYGFGKSSAGTLRRVLALQTDPYTVAPLWPDSVSMAGLQARAGLDAGTWTAEQMAQVALDSFAAAPRPDSVEPADSVAELLDRPFFADPLRRHDIAPITDGAAAIVLAAGDRARELRENPAWITGFEHRIETPILGARDLTVSPSTAASAAAALGGDAGSVQVAELHAPFTHQQLILREAIGLGPDTRINPSGGALAGNPMFAAGLERIGYAARAIWSGSAQRTLAHATSGPALQQNLVAVMEGRDK